Proteins encoded by one window of Micromonospora coxensis:
- a CDS encoding helix-turn-helix domain-containing protein, translating to MSRATEESNRAMLRARDAMDRSYAEPLDIPALARIALVSEAHFIRTFRATFGETPHRYLQRRRVERAMALLLESDLDVTDICFAVGFNSLGSFSRTFRQIVGESPSGFRRNRTAAQGVPSCFGKAWTRPSSFG from the coding sequence GTGAGCCGGGCGACCGAGGAGTCCAACCGGGCCATGCTCCGGGCCCGGGACGCGATGGACCGGTCGTACGCCGAGCCGCTGGACATCCCCGCGCTGGCCCGGATCGCGCTGGTCTCGGAGGCGCACTTCATCCGGACCTTCCGCGCCACCTTCGGCGAGACGCCCCACCGCTACCTGCAACGGCGTCGGGTGGAGCGGGCCATGGCGCTGCTGCTGGAGAGCGACCTCGACGTGACCGACATCTGCTTCGCGGTCGGCTTCAACAGCCTCGGCTCGTTCAGCCGGACGTTCCGGCAGATCGTCGGGGAGTCGCCCAGCGGATTCCGGCGCAACCGCACCGCCGCGCAGGGTGTGCCGAGCTGCTTCGGCAAAGCCTGGACCAGACCAAGCAGTTTTGGATAA
- a CDS encoding TetR/AcrR family transcriptional regulator — protein MTATGSPSADTGGRATRGPRGAAAIHAAVLDLLATSGYAGLTIEGVARRSGVNKTTLYRWWPSKPALVAATFRYAVARELPVPDTGSLRGDLVALVRSKAAFLGEGPGRLAADVLAHTGADPELARLADELLGQHSTHVAEITGRARTRGELAGAVDDLLLADLLLGPVWLRAVVTHRPLSVADAEALVDTLLAGLGG, from the coding sequence ATGACCGCCACCGGCTCGCCCTCGGCGGACACCGGCGGGCGGGCGACCCGCGGGCCGCGCGGGGCGGCGGCCATCCACGCCGCCGTGCTCGACCTGCTGGCCACCTCCGGGTACGCCGGGTTGACCATCGAGGGGGTGGCCCGCCGCTCCGGCGTCAACAAGACCACCCTCTACCGCTGGTGGCCGTCGAAGCCGGCGCTGGTGGCGGCGACGTTCCGGTACGCCGTGGCCCGGGAGCTGCCGGTGCCGGACACCGGCTCGCTCCGCGGCGACCTGGTGGCCCTGGTCCGATCGAAGGCGGCGTTCCTCGGCGAGGGGCCGGGCCGGCTCGCCGCCGACGTCCTCGCGCACACCGGCGCCGACCCGGAGCTGGCCCGGCTCGCCGACGAGCTGCTCGGCCAGCACAGCACACACGTCGCCGAGATCACCGGCCGGGCCCGCACCCGGGGCGAGCTGGCCGGCGCGGTCGACGACCTCCTGCTGGCGGACCTGCTGCTCGGGCCGGTCTGGCTGCGGGCCGTGGTGACCCACCGTCCACTGTCGGTGGCCGACGCGGAGGCGCTGGTCGACACGCTGCTCGCCGGACTGGGCGGCTGA
- a CDS encoding ASCH domain-containing protein, whose translation MTSPDLPRCEFAFPGPLRDLLVAAVLSGAKTSTTGLLQDYELDGEPLPEVGDRAVVVDSADRPVAVIEVTGVRVARLGDVDLDHARDEGEGYASVAAWRAGHEQFWHGPDYRGWLGDPEFTVDDDTPAVLERFRVVERL comes from the coding sequence GTGACGTCACCCGACCTGCCCCGGTGCGAGTTCGCCTTCCCCGGCCCGCTGCGTGACCTGTTGGTGGCGGCGGTGCTCTCCGGCGCGAAGACCTCCACCACCGGCCTGCTCCAGGACTACGAACTCGACGGCGAGCCGCTGCCGGAGGTCGGGGACCGCGCGGTGGTGGTCGACTCCGCCGACCGCCCGGTCGCGGTGATCGAGGTGACCGGGGTGCGGGTCGCCCGGCTCGGCGACGTCGACCTCGACCACGCCCGCGACGAGGGCGAGGGGTACGCCTCGGTGGCCGCCTGGCGGGCCGGGCACGAGCAGTTCTGGCACGGCCCGGACTACCGGGGCTGGCTGGGCGACCCGGAGTTCACCGTGGACGACGACACCCCCGCGGTGCTGGAACGCTTCCGCGTGGTCGAGCGTCTCTGA
- a CDS encoding LysR family transcriptional regulator — protein MKVSLDLLRSFLAVHRSGSITAAAELLGLAQPTVTAQLRALETAVGRPLFDRVPRGVLPTPAGDELARRVAEPLDRLDAVLVDDAATPYPRTVFLGGPAEFLAALALPAVAGLVAAGLELRVAAGLPDQLLDDVAAGRLDLAVSSVRPRRRGLTAEPLYDEEFVLVAAPAWADRLPDPVTPQALRDVPLVAYAEEAPILRRWWRTVFDTRLTRTPNLVVADLRAVRAAVLAGAGASVLPTYLCRGELASGALRPLLSPAVPPLNTLFLAARPAAAGRREVQAVREALLVGVAGG, from the coding sequence GTGAAGGTGTCGCTCGACCTGCTCCGCAGCTTCCTCGCCGTGCACCGGTCCGGATCGATCACCGCGGCGGCGGAACTGCTCGGGCTGGCCCAGCCGACGGTCACCGCCCAGCTCCGGGCGCTGGAGACGGCGGTGGGTCGGCCGCTGTTCGACCGGGTGCCGAGGGGCGTGCTGCCCACCCCGGCCGGCGACGAGCTGGCCCGTCGGGTCGCCGAGCCGCTGGACCGGCTGGACGCCGTGCTCGTCGACGACGCGGCCACGCCGTACCCCCGGACGGTCTTCCTCGGCGGTCCCGCCGAGTTCCTCGCGGCGCTGGCGCTGCCGGCGGTGGCCGGGCTGGTCGCCGCCGGCCTGGAGCTGCGGGTCGCCGCCGGCCTGCCCGACCAGTTGCTGGACGACGTGGCCGCCGGGCGGCTCGACCTCGCGGTGAGCAGCGTCCGGCCGAGGCGGCGGGGGTTGACCGCCGAGCCGCTGTACGACGAGGAGTTCGTGCTGGTCGCCGCGCCGGCCTGGGCCGACCGGCTGCCCGACCCGGTCACTCCGCAGGCGCTGCGCGACGTGCCCCTGGTCGCGTACGCGGAGGAGGCGCCGATCCTGCGCCGCTGGTGGCGCACCGTCTTCGACACCCGGCTCACCCGTACGCCGAACCTGGTCGTCGCCGACCTGCGGGCGGTACGCGCCGCCGTGCTCGCCGGCGCGGGGGCGAGCGTGCTGCCGACGTACCTGTGCCGGGGCGAGCTGGCCTCCGGCGCGCTGCGCCCGCTGCTCTCCCCGGCGGTGCCCCCGCTGAACACGCTCTTCCTCGCCGCCCGGCCGGCGGCGGCCGGGCGGCGGGAGGTGCAGGCGGTGCGTGAGGCCCTGCTCGTCGGGGTGGCCGGCGGGTGA
- a CDS encoding DUF998 domain-containing protein, translating into MSDAIALPRVRPAAVGRDRALLAGGVLAGPIFAVSALAQGLTRDGFDFRRHPVSMLSTGELGWIQIVTFLATGALCVGAASVLRHRTGSVWLPRLLVLWGSGLVAAGIFSADPADGFPAGTPRGPGEISWHGGLHFLAAAVAFVSLIVATVVAARRATRARAAVDLAVGAFFAAAWVALIVSPGPVAMVGFGLAVTAGWAWVCVTFAGALRRR; encoded by the coding sequence ATGTCCGACGCGATCGCCCTTCCCCGCGTACGACCGGCCGCCGTGGGCCGGGACCGGGCGCTGCTGGCCGGCGGCGTCCTGGCCGGCCCGATCTTCGCGGTCTCCGCGCTGGCCCAGGGCCTCACCCGGGACGGCTTCGACTTCCGCCGGCACCCGGTCAGCATGCTGAGCACCGGTGAGCTGGGCTGGATCCAGATCGTCACCTTCCTGGCCACCGGGGCGCTCTGCGTCGGGGCGGCGTCCGTCCTGCGGCACCGGACCGGTTCGGTGTGGCTGCCCCGGCTGCTCGTGCTCTGGGGGAGCGGGCTGGTGGCGGCGGGGATCTTCAGCGCCGATCCGGCCGACGGGTTCCCGGCCGGCACGCCGCGCGGTCCGGGGGAGATCAGCTGGCACGGCGGGCTGCACTTCCTCGCGGCGGCGGTCGCCTTCGTCTCGCTGATCGTGGCGACGGTGGTGGCCGCCCGTCGGGCCACCCGGGCGCGGGCGGCCGTCGACCTGGCCGTCGGGGCGTTCTTCGCGGCGGCCTGGGTGGCGCTGATCGTCAGCCCCGGGCCGGTGGCCATGGTCGGCTTCGGCCTCGCGGTGACCGCCGGCTGGGCCTGGGTCTGCGTCACGTTCGCCGGGGCGCTGCGCCGGCGCTGA
- a CDS encoding M4 family metallopeptidase, with product MRRPLAAVSTLLLTSGMLTCVATAAQAAPTAPAPDTAPAARAESLLRSNPGAVQGASGESYQAVRTKVDGNGAAHTRYTRSYKGLRVYGGDFVIHTAPDGAYAGASVGLAAPLTLATAPKVTVTSVKATAKKQFEGKLETVGSPELFVDASSGTGRLAYETVLTGWHTDGQTPSRFHVITDAVTGKVIGSYDEIEMVAGTGSSVYSGTVTIDTTLSGSMYSMVDPARGNGSTCDMNNGTSTCTTFTDADNSWGNGTTSNRQSAAVDAHFGAAKTYDYFKNVHGRNGIFGDGRGVPSRVHYGNNYVNAFWDGSRMTYGDGSGNSRPLVSLDVAGHEMAHGVTENVVPGGLTYSGESGGLNEATSDIFGSMVEFYANTTADPGDYQIGEKININGNGTPLRYMYDPALDGSSDRCWTTSTKNKDVHYSSGPANHFFFNLAEGTGATPYGTSPICGSAPAVTGIGRAKAEKIWFRALDVYFTSNTSYVNNTTPSNTARAYTLRAATDLYGSCSTEYKAVQAAWTAVAVAGTDAPCSTGNDFSVSLSPTSGAVNPGNSVSTTVGTAVTSGNAQTVALSASGLPTGATASFNPSSVTSGGSSTLTIATTASTPPGTYTVTVTGAGTVTRTATYTLTVNGTGGGCTGAGQKLGNPGFESGTTPWAATSGVIGSFTGQPARTGTRNAWMNGYGSSRTDTLSQAVSLPAGCTSYNFSFWLHIDSAETTTGTAYDTLRVQVLNSSGTVLATLATYSNLNKATGYAQKSFSLASYAGQTVTLKFTGVEDSSLQTSFVVDDTAVNVS from the coding sequence GTGAGAAGACCCCTCGCCGCCGTCAGCACACTGCTGCTCACCAGCGGCATGCTGACCTGCGTCGCCACCGCAGCGCAGGCGGCCCCCACCGCCCCGGCCCCGGACACCGCACCCGCAGCTCGTGCAGAGAGCCTGCTCCGCAGCAACCCCGGCGCCGTCCAGGGCGCCAGCGGAGAGTCGTACCAGGCGGTCCGCACGAAGGTGGACGGCAACGGCGCGGCGCACACCCGCTACACCCGCAGCTACAAGGGTCTCCGCGTCTACGGCGGTGACTTCGTCATCCACACCGCCCCCGACGGCGCCTACGCCGGTGCGTCGGTCGGCCTGGCCGCCCCGCTCACCCTCGCCACCGCCCCCAAGGTGACGGTGACCTCGGTCAAGGCGACCGCCAAGAAGCAGTTCGAGGGCAAGCTGGAGACCGTCGGCAGCCCCGAGCTGTTCGTCGACGCCAGCTCCGGCACCGGCCGCCTCGCCTACGAGACGGTGCTGACCGGCTGGCACACCGACGGCCAGACCCCGTCCCGGTTCCACGTCATCACCGACGCGGTCACCGGCAAGGTGATCGGCTCGTACGACGAGATCGAGATGGTCGCCGGCACCGGCAGCAGCGTCTACTCCGGCACGGTCACCATCGACACGACGCTTTCCGGCAGCATGTACTCGATGGTCGACCCGGCGCGCGGCAACGGCTCCACCTGCGACATGAACAACGGCACGTCGACCTGCACCACCTTCACCGACGCGGACAACAGCTGGGGCAACGGCACCACCTCCAACCGGCAGTCCGCCGCCGTGGACGCGCACTTCGGCGCGGCGAAGACGTACGACTACTTCAAGAACGTGCACGGCCGCAACGGCATCTTCGGCGACGGCCGGGGCGTGCCCAGCCGGGTGCACTACGGCAACAACTACGTCAACGCCTTCTGGGACGGCTCCCGGATGACGTACGGCGACGGCTCCGGCAACTCGCGGCCGCTGGTCTCGCTCGACGTGGCCGGCCACGAGATGGCCCACGGCGTCACCGAGAACGTGGTGCCCGGCGGTCTGACCTACTCCGGCGAGTCCGGCGGCCTGAACGAGGCCACCAGCGACATCTTCGGCTCGATGGTCGAGTTCTACGCCAACACCACCGCCGACCCGGGTGACTACCAGATCGGCGAGAAGATCAACATCAACGGCAACGGCACGCCGCTGCGCTACATGTACGACCCGGCGCTGGACGGCTCGTCCGACCGCTGCTGGACCACCAGCACCAAGAACAAGGACGTGCACTACTCGTCCGGCCCGGCCAACCACTTCTTCTTCAACCTCGCCGAGGGCACCGGGGCCACCCCGTACGGCACCTCGCCGATCTGCGGTTCCGCCCCGGCGGTCACCGGCATCGGTCGGGCCAAGGCCGAGAAGATCTGGTTCCGCGCCCTGGACGTCTACTTCACGTCGAACACCTCGTACGTCAACAACACCACCCCGTCGAACACCGCGCGGGCCTACACGCTGCGCGCGGCGACCGACCTGTACGGCAGCTGCTCCACCGAGTACAAGGCCGTCCAGGCGGCGTGGACCGCGGTGGCCGTCGCCGGCACCGACGCGCCGTGCTCCACCGGCAACGACTTCTCCGTGTCGCTCTCGCCGACCTCCGGCGCGGTCAACCCGGGCAACTCGGTCAGCACCACCGTCGGCACCGCCGTCACCAGCGGCAACGCGCAGACCGTGGCGCTGTCGGCGTCCGGCCTGCCGACCGGCGCGACCGCCTCGTTCAACCCGTCGTCGGTGACCTCCGGCGGCTCGTCCACCCTCACCATCGCCACCACGGCCAGCACCCCGCCCGGCACCTACACGGTCACCGTCACCGGTGCCGGCACGGTGACCCGGACGGCGACGTACACGCTGACCGTGAACGGCACCGGCGGCGGCTGCACCGGCGCGGGCCAGAAGCTGGGCAACCCCGGCTTCGAGTCCGGCACGACCCCGTGGGCCGCCACCTCGGGCGTCATCGGCTCGTTCACCGGGCAGCCGGCCCGCACCGGCACCCGTAACGCCTGGATGAACGGCTACGGCAGCAGCCGCACCGACACGCTCTCCCAGGCGGTGAGCCTGCCGGCCGGCTGCACGTCGTACAACTTCAGCTTCTGGCTGCACATCGACTCGGCGGAGACCACCACCGGCACCGCGTACGACACGCTGCGGGTGCAGGTGCTCAACTCCTCCGGGACGGTGCTCGCCACCCTGGCGACCTACTCGAACCTGAACAAGGCCACCGGGTACGCGCAGAAGTCCTTCTCGCTGGCCTCGTACGCCGGCCAGACGGTCACGCTGAAGTTCACCGGCGTCGAGGACTCCTCGCTCCAGACGTCCTTCGTCGTCGACGACACCGCGGTCAACGTCTCCTGA
- a CDS encoding VOC family protein has product MTMNAISRSQIYVLDQDEALDFYVGKLGMEVNTDVDLGFMRWLTVNLPGDPEREILLEKPGPPALDPATAEQVRELLTKGALGGTLFMTTDDAHKTYEDLVAKGVEITDEPTERSYGIDFGIRDPFGNKIRIGQMFPRA; this is encoded by the coding sequence ATGACGATGAACGCGATCTCCCGCTCCCAGATCTATGTGCTCGACCAGGACGAGGCCCTGGACTTCTACGTCGGCAAGCTCGGCATGGAGGTCAACACCGACGTCGACCTCGGCTTCATGCGCTGGCTGACGGTCAACCTGCCCGGTGACCCGGAACGCGAGATCCTGCTGGAGAAGCCGGGCCCGCCGGCCCTGGACCCGGCCACCGCCGAGCAGGTCCGTGAACTGCTCACCAAGGGCGCGCTGGGCGGCACGCTCTTCATGACCACCGACGACGCGCACAAGACGTACGAGGACCTGGTCGCCAAGGGCGTGGAGATCACCGACGAGCCGACCGAGCGGTCGTACGGGATCGACTTCGGCATCCGCGACCCGTTCGGCAACAAGATCCGTATCGGCCAGATGTTCCCCCGGGCCTGA
- a CDS encoding type 1 glutamine amidotransferase domain-containing protein, whose amino-acid sequence MTRALIALTSHDQLGDTGRKTGFYVGEAAEPWEVFRAAGWDVDLVSVAGGQPPLDGRDENDRTQNDFLATAGVAHTAKAAEVDPSRYDVIVFAGGHGTMWDFPNDPDLARIAADVYERGGVVSAVCHGPSALVNLKLSDGSHLIAGKRVAGFTNSEEEAVGLTATVPFLLADKLTEAGATHVPAPDFTAHVVVDGRLVTGQNPQSARALAEAVVQAVHPA is encoded by the coding sequence ATGACTCGTGCACTCATCGCCCTGACCAGCCATGACCAGCTCGGCGACACCGGCCGCAAGACCGGCTTCTACGTCGGCGAGGCCGCCGAGCCGTGGGAGGTCTTCCGGGCCGCCGGCTGGGACGTCGACCTGGTCTCGGTGGCCGGCGGCCAGCCGCCGCTGGACGGCCGGGACGAGAACGACCGGACCCAGAACGACTTCCTGGCCACGGCCGGCGTCGCGCACACCGCGAAGGCCGCCGAGGTGGACCCGTCCCGGTACGACGTGATCGTCTTCGCGGGCGGCCACGGCACCATGTGGGACTTCCCGAACGACCCGGACCTGGCACGCATCGCGGCCGACGTCTACGAGCGCGGCGGCGTCGTCTCGGCCGTCTGCCACGGCCCGTCGGCCCTGGTGAACCTGAAGCTCTCCGACGGCTCGCACCTGATCGCCGGCAAGCGGGTGGCCGGGTTCACCAACTCCGAGGAGGAGGCCGTCGGCCTCACCGCCACGGTGCCGTTCCTCCTCGCCGACAAGCTCACCGAGGCCGGCGCCACCCACGTGCCCGCGCCGGACTTCACCGCGCACGTGGTGGTCGACGGCCGCCTGGTCACCGGCCAGAACCCCCAGTCCGCCCGCGCCCTGGCCGAAGCCGTCGTCCAGGCCGTCCACCCCGCCTGA
- a CDS encoding succinic semialdehyde dehydrogenase — translation MSVSAVPAVTGPAATGNPAVGGAPPGLPARVDELVSQVRGSGAPFTARSPLTDAVTVVVPSSGPADVAAAFADAAEAQRAWAALPVARRAAVLLRWHDLVLDRQDEGLDLVQLESGKARRHAVEEVLDVAINARHYARTAARLLRPRRRAGALPVLTRTRELRFPLGVVGVISPWNYPLSLAVAEVLPALMAGNAVVHRPDPATMLTALWVRDLAVRAGLPPALWQVVAGEGADVGPLVVERADMVCFTGSTRVGREVAAQAARRLVPTSLELGGKNPLVVLDDADLDRAVEVAIRACFASAGQLCVSIERVYVADRLHDEFLRRFVARTAALRLGFGGDFDADLGSLASARQLDTVTAHVADAVAHGATLHTGGRHRPDIGPYVFEPAVLTGVTPAMRMYAEETFGPVVAVYRFGTDDEAVALANDTAYGLNASVVSGSGARGEAVAARIEAGGVNVNDGYSAVWGSIDAPMGGWKDSGLGGRHGADGLLRFTRVKTVARQRGLDLAPAYHRPGAESAAWTRRMSAALRLLRRTGR, via the coding sequence ATGAGCGTTTCCGCCGTTCCCGCCGTGACCGGGCCCGCTGCGACGGGCAATCCCGCTGTGGGTGGCGCGCCGCCCGGGCTGCCGGCCCGGGTCGACGAGCTGGTGTCCCAGGTACGCGGCAGCGGCGCCCCGTTCACCGCCCGGTCGCCGCTGACCGACGCCGTGACGGTGGTCGTACCGTCGAGTGGGCCGGCCGACGTGGCGGCCGCGTTCGCCGACGCCGCCGAGGCGCAGCGGGCCTGGGCGGCCCTGCCGGTGGCCCGCCGCGCCGCCGTGCTGCTGCGGTGGCACGACCTCGTGCTCGACCGACAGGACGAAGGGCTGGACCTGGTCCAGCTCGAATCGGGCAAGGCCCGCCGACACGCCGTCGAGGAGGTCCTCGACGTGGCGATCAACGCGCGCCACTACGCCCGCACCGCCGCCCGGCTGCTGCGTCCCCGCCGCCGGGCCGGCGCGCTGCCGGTGCTCACCCGGACCCGTGAGCTGCGCTTCCCGCTCGGCGTGGTCGGGGTGATCTCCCCCTGGAACTACCCGCTCTCGCTGGCCGTGGCCGAGGTGCTGCCGGCCCTGATGGCGGGGAACGCGGTGGTGCACCGTCCCGATCCGGCCACCATGCTCACCGCCCTCTGGGTGCGGGACCTGGCCGTCCGCGCCGGGTTGCCGCCCGCGCTCTGGCAGGTCGTCGCCGGCGAGGGTGCCGACGTCGGACCGCTGGTCGTCGAACGCGCCGACATGGTCTGCTTCACCGGCTCCACCCGGGTCGGCCGCGAGGTCGCCGCCCAGGCCGCCCGTCGGCTCGTGCCCACCTCGCTGGAGCTGGGCGGGAAGAACCCGCTGGTGGTCCTCGACGACGCCGACCTGGACCGGGCGGTGGAGGTAGCGATCCGGGCCTGCTTCGCCAGCGCCGGACAGCTCTGCGTCTCGATCGAGCGGGTCTACGTCGCCGACCGGCTGCACGACGAGTTCCTGCGCCGGTTCGTGGCGCGCACCGCCGCGCTGCGGCTGGGCTTCGGCGGCGACTTCGACGCCGACCTGGGCTCGCTGGCCTCCGCGCGGCAGCTCGACACGGTCACCGCGCACGTCGCGGACGCCGTCGCGCACGGGGCCACCCTGCACACCGGGGGCCGGCACCGCCCCGACATCGGCCCGTACGTCTTCGAACCGGCGGTGCTCACCGGCGTCACCCCCGCCATGCGGATGTACGCGGAGGAGACCTTCGGGCCGGTGGTGGCGGTGTACCGCTTCGGCACCGACGACGAGGCGGTGGCCCTGGCCAACGACACCGCGTACGGCCTGAACGCCAGCGTGGTCAGCGGCTCCGGGGCGCGCGGCGAGGCGGTCGCCGCCCGGATCGAGGCCGGCGGGGTGAACGTCAACGACGGCTACTCCGCCGTCTGGGGCAGCATCGACGCCCCGATGGGCGGCTGGAAGGACTCCGGGCTGGGCGGCCGGCACGGCGCCGACGGGCTGCTCCGGTTCACCCGGGTCAAGACCGTCGCCCGGCAGCGCGGACTCGACCTCGCTCCGGCGTACCACCGGCCGGGCGCGGAGAGCGCGGCCTGGACCCGGCGGATGAGCGCGGCGCTGCGCCTGCTGCGGCGCACCGGCCGATGA
- a CDS encoding histidine phosphatase family protein: protein MGVRLLYLARHGEQEHAEVESPEAGLTARGRRQASLLGERLRDLPLRAVHHGPLRRATETAELVAGSLPGIPVYASELAGDHLPHDTDPAGLPASYANLLAGYSAAERVDGPRVTAAAVARFATAPADGDVRELVVTHSFLIAWLVRHALGAPERRWLGLNAHHAGLTVIRYSSAGPPSLIAFNDVAHLPPELRGTGLPADYRM, encoded by the coding sequence ATGGGTGTCCGCCTGCTCTACCTGGCCCGGCACGGCGAGCAGGAGCACGCCGAGGTCGAGTCACCGGAGGCGGGGCTCACCGCGCGGGGCCGCCGGCAGGCGAGCCTGCTCGGCGAGCGGCTGCGCGACCTGCCGTTGCGCGCCGTCCACCACGGCCCGCTGCGCCGGGCCACGGAGACCGCCGAGCTGGTCGCCGGGTCGCTGCCCGGCATCCCGGTGTACGCCTCCGAGCTGGCCGGCGACCATCTGCCGCACGACACCGACCCGGCCGGCCTGCCCGCGTCGTACGCGAACCTGCTGGCCGGCTACTCGGCGGCCGAGCGGGTCGACGGGCCCCGGGTGACGGCGGCGGCCGTGGCCCGGTTCGCCACCGCCCCGGCCGACGGCGACGTGCGCGAACTGGTGGTCACACACTCCTTCCTGATCGCCTGGCTGGTCCGGCACGCGCTGGGCGCGCCGGAGCGGCGCTGGCTCGGACTCAACGCCCACCACGCCGGGTTGACGGTGATCCGCTACAGCTCGGCCGGGCCGCCCAGCCTGATCGCCTTCAACGACGTCGCCCACCTGCCGCCGGAGCTGCGGGGGACCGGCCTGCCCGCCGATTACCGGATGTGA